In a genomic window of Salvelinus fontinalis isolate EN_2023a chromosome 7, ASM2944872v1, whole genome shotgun sequence:
- the LOC129860061 gene encoding 5-hydroxytryptamine receptor 2A-like, with protein MGCQWEHMGSQTDRPQDSERKNSWHSAFHANSTTEYKDSNCFVSVGFSMPIPILGLRDINKVFKDGSCLLTNDRFVLVSFFITYFEPLTIIAVIYILTISAVVALQTEATLCLDQLVLWPKLSTTMTLGFFPQTYASEKHFFRCSLSCDMGGVGGGVIGTWVDPCGVMGRGCWLFVWVGYLPSAIWKTLHKTHYAAFFCYISFQYRPVRKPQQLILVNTIPPLA; from the exons ATGGGTTGCCAATGGGAACACATGGGCTCACAGACCGACCGACCCCAAGACTCGGAGAGGAAGAACAGTTGGCACTCAGCTTTCCATGCTAACTCTACAACCGAATACAAGGACTCAAA TTGCTTTGTCTCTGTAGGTTTCTCCATGCCCATTCCCATCCTAGGCCTGCGGGACATCAACAAGGTGTTCAAAGATGGCAGCTGCCTGCTGACAAATGACCGTTTTGTCCTGGTGAGCTTCTTCATAACCTACTTCGAACCCCTCACAATCATAGCGGTCATCTACATTCTCACCATCAGTGCTGTCGT TGCCCTTCAGACTGAAGCTACCCTCTGTCTGGACCAGTTGGTTCTCTGGCCCAAGTTGAGCACCACCATGACCCTGGGCTTCTTCCCCCAGACCTATGCCTCAGAGAAGCACTTCTTCAGGTGCTCGCTTAGCTGCGACATGGGAGGGGTAGGAGGAGGGGTCATCGGGACCTGGGTGGACCCGTG TGGTGTGATGGGTCGGGGCTGCTGGCTGTTTGTGTGGGTGGGATACCTCCCCTCAGCCATCTGGAAAACACTCCACAAGACACATTATGCAGCCTTCTTCTGCTACATAAGCTTCCAGTACAGACCAGTGAGGAAGCCACAACAGCTCATACTGGTCAACACCATCCCTCCATTGGCATAA